Proteins found in one Triticum aestivum cultivar Chinese Spring chromosome 4D, IWGSC CS RefSeq v2.1, whole genome shotgun sequence genomic segment:
- the LOC123099558 gene encoding protein CUP-SHAPED COTYLEDON 2, which yields MEEGLPPGFRFHPTDEELITYYLSRKVSDFSFATRAIADVDLNKCEPWDLPSKASMGEKEWYFFSMRDRKYPTGIRTNRATESGYWKTTGKDKEIFHGGRLVGMKKTLVFYGGRAPKGEKTSWVMHEYRIQNKFPYKPNKEEWVVCRVFKKSQIVKMRHPQDSPDMDSPCNDAHASLGELGEIDVSSILGSFTPASANAPGDNFGHRIDMGAYMNWLAAANQGAAAMLPWAAAAAPGLLGTVFSANPAMQKALAPFAGCSQLPRDVGGDALFGNAMAKVDMECEQPPQLEMHESTWRTF from the exons ATGGAGGAGGGCCTTCCCCCGGGGTTCCGGTTCCACCCGACGGACGAGGAGCTCATCACTTACTACCTCAGCCGCAAGGTCTCCGACTTCTCCTTCGCCACCCGCGCCATCGCCGACGTCGATCTCAACAAGTGCGAGCCATGGGACCTTCCAA GCAAAGCTAGCATGGGGGAGAAAGAGTGGTACTTCTTCAGCATGCGCGACCGGAAATACCCGACCGGCATCCGCACGAACCGGGCAACCGAATCCGGCTACTGGAAGACCACCGGCAAGGACAAGGAGATCTTCCACGGCGGCAGGCTCGTCGGCATGAAGAAAACCCTAGTCTTCTACGGAGGCAGGGCTCCCAAGGGCGAGAAGACCAGCTGGGTCATGCACGAGTACAGGATCCAGAACAAGTTCCCATACAAACCCAACAAG GAGGAATGGGTGGTGTGCAGGGTGTTCAAGAAGAGCCAGATAGTGAAGATGAGGCACCCACAGGACAGCCCCGACATGGACTCCCCGTGCAACGACGCCCACGCCtccctcggcgagctcggggagatCGACGTCTCCTCCATTCTCGGCAGCTTCACCCCAGCCAGCGCGAACGCACCCGGCGACAACTTCGGCCACCGGATCGACATGGGCGCGTACATGAACTGGCTGGCGGCAGCAAACCAGGGCGCGGCCGCCATGCTCCCCTGGGCTGCTGCGGCGGCGCCGGGGTTGCTCGGCACCGTTTTCTCTGCCAACCCCGCCATGCAGAAGGCGCTGGCGCCGTTCGCCGGGTGCAGCCAGCTGCCGAGAGACGTCGGCGGTGATGCCTTGTTCGGGAACGCCATGGCGAAGGTGGACATGGAGTGCGAGCAGCCGCCGCAGCTGGAAATGCACGAGTCCACATGGAGAACCTTCTGA